From the genome of Sulfurovum sp. NBC37-1, one region includes:
- the gap gene encoding type I glyceraldehyde-3-phosphate dehydrogenase has product MAVKVAINGLGRIGRCVARIIADRDDIDLVAVNASGTEEMLEYNLKYDSVHGRRNDIKVTDGYVNIAETKAKIFAERELEKIDFASCGAEIVLECTGAFLTAESVQPYLDNGIKKVLFSAPAKDDTATFVLGANADEYAGQTVVSNASCTTNGLAPVAKVLDDAFGIQKGLMTTIHSYTSSQPILDAKHKKDPRKGRAGAVNILPTTTGAAKAISKVLPNLEGKLNGQAIRVPTPDVSMVDLTVTLREEVILDEVKAAFKIASEGTHKGILGVDEEYRVSQDFVGEELSSVVALDTIQVIGGNMVKVLSWYDNEWGYSCRLVDMAVHISKK; this is encoded by the coding sequence ATGGCAGTAAAAGTAGCGATAAACGGATTGGGAAGGATCGGCAGATGTGTGGCGCGTATCATTGCGGACAGAGATGATATCGATCTGGTTGCCGTGAATGCAAGCGGTACGGAAGAGATGCTTGAGTATAACCTCAAGTATGACTCTGTGCATGGCAGACGTAACGATATTAAAGTTACGGATGGTTATGTGAATATCGCAGAGACCAAAGCGAAGATCTTTGCAGAACGTGAACTTGAAAAGATCGATTTTGCTTCCTGCGGTGCAGAGATCGTGCTTGAGTGTACGGGAGCATTCCTTACAGCGGAGAGCGTACAGCCCTACCTCGATAACGGGATCAAAAAAGTGCTCTTCTCCGCACCTGCGAAGGATGATACGGCCACATTCGTACTGGGTGCCAATGCCGATGAGTATGCTGGGCAGACTGTCGTTTCCAATGCAAGCTGTACCACGAACGGCCTGGCTCCGGTTGCCAAAGTACTTGATGATGCTTTCGGCATACAGAAAGGTCTGATGACCACTATCCACTCCTATACTTCTTCTCAGCCAATCCTCGATGCCAAACACAAGAAAGATCCGAGAAAAGGACGTGCCGGTGCCGTGAATATTTTGCCAACCACGACAGGTGCGGCCAAAGCAATATCCAAAGTACTGCCGAACCTTGAGGGTAAACTCAACGGACAGGCTATAAGGGTACCGACACCCGATGTCTCCATGGTGGACCTGACAGTGACACTCAGAGAAGAGGTGATCCTTGATGAGGTCAAGGCGGCATTCAAGATCGCAAGTGAGGGTACACATAAGGGGATCCTTGGTGTAGATGAAGAGTACAGGGTCTCTCAGGACTTTGTCGGAGAGGAACTCAGCAGTGTTGTTGCACTCGACACCATTCAGGTGATCGGTGGCAATATGGTAAAGGTACTTTCCTGGTATGACAACGAGTGGGGCTATTCCTGTAGACTCGTAGATATGGCTGTACACATCAGTAAAAAATAA
- the nadD gene encoding nicotinate (nicotinamide) nucleotide adenylyltransferase — protein MVNQSKPEVAIFGGSFDPPHKGHQQIVRKAVQILDIDKLIVLPAYLNPFKNVSLANPEKRLEWCYQLFDGIPKVVVDDYEIRQNKSVRTSQSVKHFNNTYSVKYLIIGSDNLSTLTKWHEFKWLNDHITWVIVTRKGHPVQTEGLKSWRILEIDFPISSTTIREKKDLRYIDNKIKQSVEKTIKDKKE, from the coding sequence TTGGTTAATCAGTCCAAGCCTGAAGTTGCAATATTCGGGGGGAGTTTCGACCCGCCGCACAAAGGACATCAACAAATCGTCCGGAAGGCTGTCCAGATTCTGGACATCGATAAACTTATTGTGCTTCCTGCCTACCTGAACCCTTTCAAGAACGTTTCTCTGGCAAATCCGGAAAAACGCCTGGAGTGGTGCTATCAGCTTTTTGACGGTATACCCAAGGTGGTCGTCGATGATTATGAGATCCGGCAGAACAAAAGTGTACGAACCTCACAAAGTGTAAAACATTTCAATAATACATACAGTGTAAAGTATCTTATTATCGGTTCTGACAACCTGTCAACATTGACAAAATGGCATGAATTCAAGTGGCTCAACGACCATATTACCTGGGTGATCGTTACAAGAAAAGGGCACCCAGTACAAACAGAGGGGCTCAAGTCCTGGAGAATTCTGGAAATAGATTTTCCGATCTCTTCTACCACGATAAGAGAGAAAAAAGATCTGCGCTATATTGACAACAAAATAAAACAATCGGTCGAAAAGACCATAAAGGACAAAAAAGAATGA
- the rsfS gene encoding ribosome silencing factor yields MTTEERIDNIVKVLDEKKAEEIEVFNLEDADYIANYVIIANSLNPKHTIALFEHLKKDLKPSGEAFLASDVSDDWVVADLGDILIHIMIPEYRQRYSLEAFLSEMVENQKKNKES; encoded by the coding sequence ATGACAACAGAAGAGAGAATAGACAATATCGTCAAGGTACTTGATGAGAAAAAAGCGGAAGAGATAGAAGTATTCAACCTTGAAGATGCTGATTATATTGCAAACTATGTGATCATCGCAAATTCACTGAATCCCAAACATACCATTGCACTTTTCGAGCACCTCAAAAAAGACCTGAAACCGTCGGGAGAGGCATTTCTTGCAAGCGACGTGAGTGATGACTGGGTCGTAGCGGACCTTGGAGATATATTGATACACATCATGATACCCGAGTATAGACAGCGCTATTCGCTTGAAGCATTTTTAAGTGAAATGGTAGAGAATCAGAAGAAGAACAAAGAATCATAA
- the argS gene encoding arginine--tRNA ligase: MKLKEEVNKVIKAAFDKAGIDAEPISVSEATKPEFGDYQFNGAMALSKKLRKNPREIASEIMEHLDFSGIVAKAEIAGPGFINLWLNDTWVAQACEKARADERLGIEKTSNPIKVVVDYSGPNMAKQMHVGHLRSTIIGDTLANLLEFLGDEVIRQNHIGDWGTQFGMLIAYLEERGEDGSGSLKDLEQFYKDAKKRFDEDEAFADKAREYVVKIQSGDEHCLNLWQKFIDISLGHCEEVYDKLCVRLTREDVKAESFYNEDLPEVVADLAKEGRLRESEGAQCVFFEEDEIPVIVQKGDGGYLYATTDLAALRYRANILGAKRISYVVDARQGEHFKQIFKVAKMSGFVPKDVRLEHVAFGTMMDKGGKPFKTRDGGTVKLIDLLDEAVVKAKAAIKEKDDYSEEEVEKLAKTIGIGAVKYADLSINRESNYIFNWDKMLSFEGNTSLYMQYAYARIQSIFRRYGGDIKGDIVITDALEHRLGVMLLRFEEILERAAEDAAPNQITTYLYELVTLFMRFYEQNPILKEGVDEATKQSRLALADMTAKTIKQGLDILGIEVVDKL, translated from the coding sequence ATGAAGTTAAAAGAAGAAGTTAACAAAGTCATCAAAGCAGCTTTTGACAAAGCAGGTATCGATGCGGAACCCATTTCTGTCTCGGAAGCGACCAAGCCGGAATTTGGAGACTATCAGTTCAATGGTGCCATGGCACTTTCCAAAAAACTGAGGAAGAACCCGAGAGAGATCGCCTCTGAGATCATGGAGCATCTTGATTTTTCAGGTATCGTGGCCAAAGCGGAGATTGCAGGGCCCGGGTTTATCAATCTCTGGCTGAATGATACATGGGTGGCGCAGGCTTGTGAAAAAGCGCGTGCCGACGAGAGACTGGGTATCGAGAAGACAAGTAATCCAATAAAAGTGGTCGTCGATTATTCCGGGCCGAACATGGCAAAACAGATGCATGTAGGGCATCTGCGTTCCACGATCATCGGTGATACGCTGGCGAATCTTCTGGAATTCCTTGGCGACGAGGTGATCCGACAGAATCACATTGGTGACTGGGGAACACAGTTTGGTATGCTCATTGCCTATCTCGAAGAGAGGGGAGAAGACGGTTCAGGCAGCCTGAAAGACCTGGAGCAGTTTTACAAGGATGCCAAGAAGCGTTTTGACGAGGATGAAGCTTTTGCCGATAAAGCAAGAGAATATGTTGTCAAGATCCAGAGCGGGGACGAACACTGTCTGAATCTCTGGCAGAAATTTATCGATATCTCCCTGGGGCACTGTGAAGAAGTGTACGATAAGCTCTGTGTCAGGCTGACACGCGAAGATGTCAAAGCAGAAAGTTTTTATAATGAAGACCTTCCCGAAGTGGTAGCGGATCTTGCAAAAGAGGGCAGGCTGAGAGAGAGTGAAGGGGCACAATGCGTCTTCTTTGAAGAGGACGAGATCCCCGTGATCGTCCAGAAAGGAGATGGCGGGTACCTCTATGCGACGACCGATCTTGCGGCCTTGCGCTACAGAGCCAACATACTGGGTGCCAAACGTATCTCCTATGTGGTGGATGCCAGACAGGGTGAGCACTTCAAGCAGATTTTCAAGGTAGCCAAAATGTCCGGTTTTGTACCCAAAGATGTCAGACTTGAGCATGTCGCTTTCGGTACCATGATGGATAAAGGCGGTAAACCATTCAAAACACGCGACGGTGGAACTGTAAAGCTCATAGACCTTTTGGATGAAGCGGTGGTCAAAGCCAAAGCGGCCATTAAAGAGAAAGATGACTATTCGGAAGAAGAGGTGGAAAAACTGGCGAAGACTATCGGTATCGGTGCGGTGAAGTATGCCGACCTTTCCATCAACCGTGAATCGAACTATATCTTCAACTGGGACAAGATGCTGTCATTCGAGGGGAATACCTCTCTTTATATGCAGTATGCCTATGCACGTATACAGAGTATCTTCAGACGTTACGGGGGTGATATCAAAGGTGATATCGTTATCACCGATGCGCTCGAGCACCGTTTGGGTGTGATGCTGCTTCGTTTTGAAGAGATACTTGAGAGAGCAGCGGAAGATGCCGCTCCCAACCAGATCACGACTTACCTGTACGAACTGGTCACACTCTTTATGCGTTTCTACGAACAGAACCCCATCTTGAAAGAAGGCGTTGATGAAGCAACGAAACAGTCACGTCTCGCATTAGCGGATATGACGGCAAAAACCATTAAGCAGGGCTTGGATATACTTGGCATTGAGGTAGTAGATAAACTCTAG
- a CDS encoding twin-arginine translocase TatA/TatE family subunit produces MGMPSMPELLIVLAIVVLLFGAKKIPDLAKGMGKGIKDFKKAIKEDDEEEEVKEITKKEEPKVEAAAEEKKSENA; encoded by the coding sequence ATGGGTATGCCAAGTATGCCGGAGTTGTTGATCGTTTTGGCGATCGTCGTACTTCTATTCGGAGCGAAAAAAATTCCAGACCTTGCAAAAGGAATGGGTAAGGGTATCAAAGACTTCAAGAAAGCCATCAAAGAAGATGACGAAGAGGAAGAAGTGAAAGAGATCACCAAAAAAGAAGAGCCGAAAGTCGAAGCAGCGGCTGAAGAGAAAAAAAGCGAAAACGCTTAA
- the gmk gene encoding guanylate kinase yields MHKGAILVLSGPSGAGKSTIINAASDEIGEYYFSISTTTRDPRMGEQDGVDYFFVSKEEFEEDIKAGNFLEYAQVHGNYYGTSLKPVNKALEQGKLVIFDIDIQGHRLVRAKMDDITTSAFITPPTLKELEARLRARCTDDEEVILRRISNAKEEIRAVGEYDFTIINDTVEEAAQKFIIVAKAARLKQSREDEEKFIQRWLG; encoded by the coding sequence ATGCATAAAGGTGCGATACTAGTTCTTTCGGGGCCAAGCGGTGCAGGTAAGAGTACGATCATCAATGCGGCATCCGATGAGATAGGGGAGTATTATTTCTCCATTTCCACGACGACAAGGGACCCCCGTATGGGGGAACAGGACGGTGTGGACTATTTCTTCGTCAGTAAAGAGGAATTCGAAGAAGACATCAAAGCGGGAAATTTTCTGGAGTATGCCCAGGTACACGGCAATTATTACGGTACATCACTCAAACCGGTTAACAAGGCACTGGAGCAGGGGAAGTTGGTCATTTTCGATATCGATATACAGGGGCATCGGCTGGTACGGGCGAAGATGGACGATATCACCACCTCCGCCTTTATCACGCCGCCTACGCTGAAAGAACTTGAAGCAAGACTACGGGCACGCTGTACGGATGATGAAGAGGTGATCCTCAGACGTATTTCGAATGCAAAAGAGGAGATCCGTGCGGTCGGCGAGTATGATTTTACGATCATAAACGATACAGTGGAAGAGGCGGCACAGAAATTCATTATTGTCGCAAAAGCGGCGAGGCTCAAGCAGAGCAGGGAAGATGAAGAGAAATTCATACAGCGGTGGCTGGGATAA
- a CDS encoding uracil-DNA glycosylase family protein — protein MPSNSWEKILQEAYGELEEAYRSFLEKDSGYIPNRENYLNAFKTLPREKVKYILFGQDPYPRMESASGYAFIDAKVKEIFSDKGLSKEVNRATSLRNFVKMALVARGDLSLEDLSQDAIAAIDKTSLISSIRELRINFEKNGVLLLNTALVFTDKKSSTRHVKAWRPFVQSLLKALEAQQPKLILFGTHAKELKKKLPLENFESIELEHPYNHTFISNPRALALFGPMHLLDK, from the coding sequence ATGCCGTCTAACAGCTGGGAGAAGATTCTTCAGGAGGCGTATGGAGAACTTGAGGAGGCGTATCGCTCTTTTCTTGAAAAAGACAGCGGGTATATCCCGAACAGAGAAAACTACCTGAATGCCTTCAAGACACTGCCCAGAGAGAAGGTAAAATATATCCTTTTCGGTCAGGATCCCTATCCCCGGATGGAGAGTGCCAGCGGCTATGCTTTCATCGATGCAAAAGTAAAGGAGATATTTTCCGACAAAGGATTGAGCAAAGAAGTGAACCGGGCAACGAGTTTGCGTAATTTCGTCAAGATGGCATTGGTGGCACGGGGCGATCTTTCTTTGGAAGATCTTTCACAGGATGCTATTGCAGCGATAGACAAAACATCCCTTATCTCCTCTATCCGGGAGCTCAGGATCAATTTTGAAAAGAACGGCGTCCTGCTGCTTAATACCGCTCTGGTCTTTACGGATAAGAAAAGTTCGACCAGACATGTCAAAGCCTGGCGGCCCTTCGTGCAGAGCCTCCTGAAGGCCCTTGAAGCACAGCAGCCAAAGCTCATCCTTTTCGGAACCCACGCCAAAGAGCTGAAAAAGAAGCTGCCGCTTGAAAACTTCGAGTCGATTGAGCTGGAGCATCCCTATAACCATACGTTCATCAGTAATCCAAGAGCGCTTGCCCTTTTCGGCCCGATGCACTTACTTGATAAATAA
- a CDS encoding sigma-70 family RNA polymerase sigma factor: MGTMEIGIIAALVLIVFYLLTVNSKLKKEKKVLQEILEVKDTTIQNLQASRVAVKDVIENLSAHDEVMALLEEGKSREEIADELGIPISKIELIIKFDKIKKDHAV, from the coding sequence ATGGGTACTATGGAAATAGGGATCATCGCTGCACTGGTTTTGATCGTATTCTATCTTTTGACTGTGAACAGTAAATTGAAGAAAGAGAAAAAGGTGTTGCAGGAGATTTTGGAAGTCAAAGATACGACGATACAGAATCTTCAGGCTTCACGTGTAGCAGTCAAGGATGTCATCGAGAACCTTTCGGCGCATGACGAAGTGATGGCACTGCTGGAAGAAGGAAAGAGCAGGGAAGAGATTGCTGATGAACTCGGTATCCCTATCAGCAAGATAGAGCTCATCATCAAATTCGACAAGATCAAAAAAGACCATGCCGTCTAA
- the mqnP gene encoding menaquinone biosynthesis prenyltransferase MqnP, translating into MKSEELKRNVFFEKLNDFSELVMLKHSVFSLPFIFIAMLVASYLDSGSGWFGWKLLFLGTVAAVSARNFAMGVNRYLDRDIDILNPRTKNRPSVDGRVSTGQMLLFIVINALIFIGVAYLINALAFELSVPILIVLGAYTVFKRFSALAHLILGVSLGLAPIAGVVAVSGEITFWSVYLAVGVMFWVAGFDLLYSLQDMAFDKANDLHSVPSQFGAEKTMLIARVFHILAVLFWALFIVNANLGIWAWTAVLFAAIMLTYEHYLVNKDFTKIDRAFFTVNGYLGFVFLFFIILEVI; encoded by the coding sequence ATGAAGAGTGAAGAGTTGAAAAGAAATGTTTTTTTTGAAAAACTGAATGATTTTTCCGAACTGGTGATGCTCAAGCACTCCGTGTTCTCACTACCGTTCATCTTTATTGCCATGCTGGTCGCTTCCTATCTGGACAGCGGATCGGGATGGTTCGGCTGGAAGCTGTTGTTTCTCGGAACAGTGGCAGCGGTGAGTGCCCGTAATTTTGCTATGGGTGTCAACCGTTATCTTGACAGAGATATTGACATACTCAATCCCAGAACAAAGAACAGACCTTCGGTTGACGGCCGTGTCTCCACAGGGCAGATGCTCCTTTTTATTGTCATCAATGCCTTGATCTTTATCGGCGTTGCCTATCTCATCAATGCGCTTGCTTTTGAACTCTCTGTACCGATTCTGATAGTACTGGGTGCCTATACCGTCTTTAAACGTTTCTCTGCACTGGCACATCTCATACTCGGTGTTAGCCTCGGCCTGGCACCCATCGCGGGTGTGGTAGCTGTCTCTGGGGAGATCACATTTTGGTCGGTCTATCTCGCTGTCGGAGTGATGTTCTGGGTAGCAGGTTTCGATCTTCTTTATTCACTGCAGGATATGGCATTCGACAAAGCCAACGATCTGCACTCTGTTCCTTCACAGTTTGGGGCAGAGAAAACAATGCTGATCGCCAGAGTATTTCATATACTGGCCGTCCTTTTCTGGGCTCTGTTCATCGTGAATGCGAATCTGGGTATCTGGGCATGGACAGCGGTACTATTCGCTGCGATTATGTTGACATATGAGCACTATCTTGTCAACAAAGACTTTACAAAGATCGACAGGGCTTTTTTTACCGTGAACGGGTATCTGGGGTTTGTCTTTCTGTTTTTTATCATCCTGGAGGTAATATAA
- a CDS encoding CDP-alcohol phosphatidyltransferase family protein, with the protein MDLFDKHNRFNIANIVTYLNVSLGVIAIYFIVKEDFFTAIILAWIAGACDIIDGKLARKYELSTEFGIQLDSFADFISFVVMPPFLLFYALKGSFTSGWEELIVGLVFIAYIILGLRRLVEFNLKVDAGEVAKYFEGVPTPLGAILLWVLYLLFSYHIVPSVFVITLLVVGIAWSLNSQLKIPHP; encoded by the coding sequence ATGGATCTGTTCGATAAGCATAATCGTTTCAATATCGCCAATATAGTGACCTATCTGAATGTTTCACTGGGAGTTATTGCCATTTATTTCATTGTCAAGGAAGATTTTTTCACAGCGATCATCCTGGCATGGATCGCGGGAGCCTGTGATATCATCGATGGCAAGCTGGCGCGCAAATATGAGCTCTCGACCGAATTCGGAATACAATTGGACAGCTTTGCCGATTTTATCTCTTTTGTCGTCATGCCGCCGTTCCTGCTGTTCTATGCATTGAAGGGCAGTTTTACGAGCGGATGGGAAGAACTGATTGTAGGGCTTGTTTTCATTGCCTATATTATTTTGGGTCTGCGCAGACTGGTAGAATTCAACCTGAAAGTGGATGCAGGTGAAGTAGCAAAGTACTTTGAAGGCGTGCCGACACCGCTTGGTGCCATACTGCTCTGGGTACTCTATCTGCTATTCTCTTACCATATCGTACCCAGTGTTTTTGTGATTACCCTGCTGGTCGTGGGGATCGCCTGGTCACTGAACAGCCAGTTGAAAATACCACATCCGTAA
- the miaA gene encoding tRNA (adenosine(37)-N6)-dimethylallyltransferase MiaA, with protein MNQPIRQLALIGPTASGKTALAIKAAQALDAHILSIDSLSIYKEIDIVSAKPTKEEQKGIKHFGIDFIAPNEDFDVTTFIRLYEDVHVRAVADNKNLVIVGGTSFYLKMLMEGISKLPKISETTKRRTTEALRDLQKSHEWLSTLDPDYMQKISSSDPYRIEKALDIYFETGTCPTEYFKAFPPKPTIQSELPIYQIETDRELLRKRISLRTQMMLEDGLIDEICMLEEKYTRAPNCMKAIGIKETLAYLDGIYEREMLKEKITVNTARLAKRQTTFNHSQFDNVIKGSVSELEKILLQGA; from the coding sequence ATGAATCAACCTATCAGGCAACTTGCCCTTATCGGTCCTACAGCTTCAGGAAAGACTGCACTTGCCATTAAGGCAGCGCAGGCTCTCGATGCCCACATTCTTTCCATCGACTCACTTTCAATATACAAAGAGATAGATATCGTCTCGGCAAAACCTACAAAAGAAGAACAAAAAGGTATAAAACACTTTGGTATTGACTTCATTGCTCCGAATGAGGATTTTGATGTAACTACTTTCATTCGACTCTATGAAGATGTCCATGTCAGGGCAGTGGCTGACAACAAGAACCTTGTGATCGTTGGCGGAACGAGTTTCTATCTCAAGATGCTTATGGAAGGTATCAGTAAACTTCCAAAGATATCGGAAACGACAAAAAGAAGAACAACCGAAGCCCTCAGAGATCTCCAAAAGAGTCATGAATGGCTCTCTACTCTTGACCCTGACTATATGCAGAAGATCTCATCAAGCGATCCTTACCGTATTGAAAAAGCACTGGATATCTATTTCGAGACGGGAACATGCCCAACTGAGTATTTCAAGGCATTCCCACCCAAACCTACCATACAGTCAGAACTACCCATCTATCAGATCGAGACAGACAGGGAATTACTCAGAAAACGTATCTCACTGCGTACCCAGATGATGCTGGAAGACGGATTGATCGATGAGATATGTATGCTGGAAGAGAAATACACAAGAGCACCCAACTGTATGAAAGCCATCGGTATCAAGGAAACGCTTGCCTATCTGGACGGTATCTACGAGAGAGAAATGCTCAAAGAGAAGATCACTGTCAATACAGCCCGACTGGCCAAACGTCAGACGACATTTAATCATTCTCAGTTCGATAATGTGATAAAAGGTAGTGTTTCGGAGTTGGAGAAAATATTACTGCAGGGTGCGTAG
- the nuoN gene encoding NADH-quinone oxidoreductase subunit NuoN, which produces MLQPINVSMESLNLITLAPMLVAIAGGLIILILDLINKNLHKSLYVMLTILILVIDFGATLGLNVNERGFFDVMLIDGVSIVSQLLIIVASILFTPLALTSKRFHEYSYPEFFALFLFMVAGFQFMVASDNLILIFVGLETASLSLYTLIALHNRSNSYEAAVKYFTMGALAAAFFAMGSAVIYALTGSIELYRVADVLAARMGETGLMIAIFGSSVLLLVAFAFKLSLFPFHTWAPDVYEGASAPLAGYMSVVPKVAAFVVSIRIFGMYIDLGVEWVRVVILVLAVLTMTLANLMALVQEDVKRMLAYSSISHAGFIIAALALDTTEGTTAIFFYYGLFMFTNLGAFAMLWMSRHKNRRFNARFDHPYEKFAGFIKIMPMGAVIMAIFMLSLAGVPPFSIFWGKIYVMQAAVNSGYVWLAIVMGLNSAIAAYYYLKLVVYMFLKDPVKDVDTVYYNLSKPLMAVVGFAAVATIAAIFYVQPLVSYIYYMISASGY; this is translated from the coding sequence ATGTTACAGCCTATTAATGTAAGTATGGAAAGTCTTAATCTCATTACGCTTGCACCGATGCTTGTTGCGATCGCAGGCGGTTTGATCATTTTGATACTTGACCTTATCAACAAGAACCTGCACAAATCACTTTATGTGATGTTGACCATACTGATCCTGGTGATCGATTTTGGTGCAACGCTTGGACTGAACGTGAACGAACGCGGTTTCTTCGATGTGATGCTGATCGACGGTGTCTCCATTGTCTCTCAGCTTCTGATCATCGTAGCTTCGATCCTCTTTACACCTTTGGCCTTGACCTCCAAACGTTTCCACGAGTATTCCTATCCGGAGTTCTTTGCACTCTTCCTCTTTATGGTAGCAGGGTTCCAGTTCATGGTTGCAAGTGACAACCTGATCCTGATCTTTGTGGGTCTTGAGACAGCGTCACTTTCACTTTATACGCTTATTGCTCTTCATAACAGAAGCAACTCGTATGAGGCGGCTGTGAAGTACTTTACCATGGGTGCTTTGGCAGCGGCCTTCTTTGCTATGGGTTCAGCAGTGATCTATGCATTGACGGGATCGATAGAACTCTATAGGGTAGCGGATGTATTGGCTGCAAGAATGGGTGAAACGGGACTGATGATCGCTATCTTCGGATCTTCCGTACTCCTTTTGGTGGCGTTTGCCTTCAAACTCTCACTCTTCCCTTTCCATACCTGGGCACCGGATGTGTATGAAGGAGCGTCTGCTCCATTGGCAGGGTATATGTCTGTCGTACCAAAGGTAGCAGCTTTTGTCGTCTCTATCAGAATTTTCGGTATGTATATCGATCTGGGTGTCGAGTGGGTCAGAGTGGTCATCCTGGTACTTGCAGTACTTACCATGACACTGGCGAACCTCATGGCACTGGTACAGGAAGATGTCAAACGTATGCTTGCATACTCATCCATCTCCCATGCAGGTTTCATTATCGCGGCATTGGCACTTGACACGACAGAGGGTACAACAGCGATATTCTTCTACTATGGACTCTTTATGTTCACCAACCTTGGGGCATTTGCGATGCTTTGGATGTCACGTCACAAGAACAGAAGATTCAATGCCAGATTTGACCATCCATACGAGAAATTTGCAGGCTTCATCAAGATCATGCCGATGGGTGCAGTGATCATGGCGATCTTCATGCTTTCACTGGCAGGTGTACCGCCATTCTCTATATTCTGGGGCAAGATCTATGTCATGCAGGCAGCGGTCAACTCCGGGTATGTCTGGCTGGCAATCGTGATGGGTCTGAACTCGGCTATTGCAGCATACTATTACCTGAAGCTCGTGGTTTATATGTTCCTCAAAGATCCGGTAAAAGATGTCGATACAGTCTACTATAACCTCTCCAAGCCATTGATGGCGGTAGTAGGGTTTGCGGCAGTAGCTACAATAGCAGCAATCTTCTATGTCCAACCGCTTGTATCCTATATCTATTATATGATATCTGCGTCCGGATATTAA